A window of Xylophilus sp. GW821-FHT01B05 contains these coding sequences:
- a CDS encoding symmetrical bis(5'-nucleosyl)-tetraphosphatase, whose translation MALYCMGDVQGCDSALQRLLDTLDFSPSRDTLYVLGDLVNRGPDSAAVLRRLMRYGDAARCVLGNHDLHLLAVAHGIRPAHRLDTLEGILAATDRATMLDWLRMQPMARRITHGAQELLLVHAGVLPAWTAADVMALAAEVEAALRGPDLASFLSTMYGNAPAAWDDRLTGADRLRVVVNALTRLRFCTPEGRMDFAVKEGAAQAPTGLLPWFDLPERRTRDMTVVFGHWSTLGWLERPDLLSLDTGCVWGGCLSAVRLGPTREACDLVQVKCEQAQAPG comes from the coding sequence ATGGCACTTTACTGTATGGGCGACGTGCAGGGCTGCGACAGCGCCTTGCAGCGCCTGCTGGACACCCTCGATTTCTCCCCCAGCCGCGACACGCTCTATGTGCTGGGCGACCTCGTCAACCGCGGACCGGACTCTGCCGCCGTGCTGCGCCGGCTGATGCGTTATGGCGATGCCGCGCGTTGCGTACTGGGCAACCACGACCTGCATCTGCTGGCGGTGGCGCACGGCATCCGGCCGGCGCACCGGCTCGATACGCTGGAAGGCATCCTGGCCGCAACGGACCGCGCCACCATGCTCGACTGGCTGCGCATGCAACCGATGGCCCGGCGCATCACGCACGGCGCACAGGAGCTGCTGTTGGTGCATGCCGGCGTATTGCCAGCCTGGACCGCGGCAGACGTGATGGCCCTGGCCGCCGAAGTCGAAGCCGCCCTGCGCGGCCCAGACCTGGCGAGCTTTCTAAGCACCATGTATGGCAACGCCCCGGCAGCATGGGACGACCGCCTCACAGGCGCAGACCGGCTGCGGGTGGTGGTGAACGCGCTTACGCGCCTGCGCTTCTGCACACCCGAAGGCCGCATGGACTTTGCGGTGAAGGAAGGTGCGGCCCAGGCACCAACGGGGCTATTGCCCTGGTTCGACCTGCCCGAGCGGCGCACGCGCGATATGACTGTGGTCTTCGGCCACTGGTCCACCTTGGGCTGGCTGGAGCGGCCCGACCTGCTGTCGCTGGATACCGGCTGCGTCTGGGGCGGCTGCCTCAGTGCCGTACGGCTGGGCCCAACGCGCGAGGCGTGCGATCTGGTGCAGGTGAAATGCGAGCAGGCTCAGGCACCGGGCTGA
- a CDS encoding LLM class flavin-dependent oxidoreductase, translated as MSQSSVEFIGMIQTQKVSEIHAPTGAAIDRDYVRAFAQAHEQAGFDRILVPHGSTGPDATLTVAYAAAVTERIHFMLAHRPGFVAPTLAARQFASLDQYSGGRLAVHYISGGSDAEQRRDGDYLDHDQRYERTDEYLDILRRVWTSDAPFDHAGKHYRFEKGFSEVKPLQRSERGLPHVPVYFGGASDAAIPVAARHADVYALWGESLDQAREITSRVRGEAAKLGRSVRFSVSFRPILAATEDAAWARAESILQETRRLRTTDGFGRTGGPLQSEGARRLLAAADKGSRVDRRLWTEIAKETGGRSNSTALVGTPEQVAEALLDYYDLGVTTFLIRGFDPLEDAIDFGRELIPRTRALVADRLSTQRKAA; from the coding sequence ATGAGCCAGAGCAGCGTTGAATTCATCGGCATGATCCAGACCCAGAAGGTCTCGGAAATCCACGCGCCCACGGGCGCCGCGATAGACCGCGACTATGTGCGCGCCTTTGCCCAGGCGCACGAGCAGGCCGGCTTCGATCGCATCCTGGTGCCGCACGGCTCCACCGGCCCCGACGCCACACTGACCGTGGCCTATGCCGCCGCCGTGACCGAGCGCATCCACTTCATGCTGGCGCACCGGCCGGGCTTTGTGGCGCCGACCTTGGCGGCGCGCCAGTTTGCCTCGCTCGACCAGTACAGCGGTGGCCGGCTGGCGGTGCACTACATCTCCGGTGGCTCGGACGCCGAGCAGCGCCGCGACGGCGATTACCTGGACCATGACCAGCGCTACGAGCGCACCGACGAATACCTGGACATCCTGCGCCGTGTCTGGACCAGCGACGCGCCCTTCGACCATGCAGGCAAGCACTACCGCTTCGAGAAGGGCTTCTCGGAGGTCAAGCCGTTGCAGCGCTCGGAGCGCGGACTGCCGCATGTGCCGGTCTACTTCGGCGGCGCTTCTGATGCCGCCATCCCGGTAGCGGCGCGCCATGCCGACGTCTACGCGCTGTGGGGTGAGTCGCTGGACCAGGCACGCGAGATCACTAGCCGTGTGCGCGGCGAGGCCGCCAAGCTCGGCCGCAGCGTGCGCTTCAGCGTGTCCTTCCGCCCCATCCTGGCCGCCACGGAAGACGCCGCCTGGGCGCGCGCAGAAAGCATCCTGCAAGAGACCCGCCGCCTGCGCACCACCGACGGCTTTGGCCGCACCGGTGGCCCCTTGCAAAGCGAGGGCGCACGCCGCCTGCTGGCCGCAGCCGACAAGGGCTCGCGCGTGGACCGGCGGCTATGGACCGAGATCGCCAAGGAGACCGGTGGCCGCTCCAACAGCACGGCGCTGGTCGGCACGCCCGAGCAGGTGGCCGAGGCGCTGCTGGACTACTACGACCTGGGCGTGACCACCTTTCTGATCCGTGGCTTCGACCCGCTGGAAGACGCCATCGACTTCGGTCGTGAGCTGATTCCGCGCACGCGTGCACTGGTGGCTGACCGCCTTTCCACTCAACGCAAAGCAGCGTGA
- a CDS encoding hemolysin family protein, with protein sequence MDFLLIALLTLLNGVFAMSELALASSRRSRLAALAEEGDKGAQASLALLDHPTEFLSSVQVGITSIGMLNGILGEAAFSDDLAVLLQSIGTPARAAEISATAIVVILITFITIVFGELVPKRIGQLYPETVARWVARPMTWVARVAKPFVHLLSFSTRSILRLLRVDTSGGRPMTEEEIVASLEEGVDAGIIEQHEHRMVQNVFHLDDRPLTSLMVPRADIDWMDASATVAAALRQAGASPERGSHSWYPVCRGSLDEVVGIISVAQLLALGAEAEGSIEAHAQPASFLPETLSGMELLEQFRAQSGRLVFVVDEYGVVQGLMTPRDLLEAITGELQPGGQAQAWAVQRADGSWLLDGLMPVGELKDRLDIRDLPGEDRNLYNTLAGLLMSESGRLPAVGEQVECAGWIFEVVDLDGKRIDKVLAMLPVENQVVG encoded by the coding sequence ATGGATTTCCTGCTGATCGCGCTGCTGACCCTTCTCAACGGCGTGTTTGCCATGTCCGAACTGGCGCTGGCGTCGAGCCGCAGGTCGCGGCTGGCTGCGTTGGCCGAAGAGGGCGACAAGGGTGCGCAGGCCTCGCTGGCCCTGCTCGACCATCCCACTGAGTTTTTGTCGTCGGTGCAGGTGGGCATTACCTCCATCGGCATGCTCAACGGCATTCTGGGCGAGGCCGCCTTCAGTGACGACCTGGCGGTGCTGCTGCAAAGCATTGGTACGCCAGCGCGTGCCGCTGAAATCAGCGCCACGGCCATCGTGGTGATCCTGATTACCTTCATCACCATCGTCTTTGGGGAACTGGTGCCCAAGCGTATTGGCCAGCTCTATCCCGAGACGGTTGCGCGCTGGGTGGCGCGCCCGATGACCTGGGTGGCGCGCGTGGCCAAGCCCTTCGTGCATCTGCTGTCGTTCAGCACCCGCAGCATCCTGCGGCTGCTGCGGGTCGACACATCCGGTGGGCGTCCCATGACTGAAGAGGAGATCGTGGCCAGCCTGGAGGAGGGCGTGGACGCCGGCATCATCGAGCAGCACGAGCACCGTATGGTGCAGAACGTGTTTCATCTGGATGACCGGCCCCTGACCTCGCTCATGGTGCCGCGCGCGGATATCGACTGGATGGATGCCTCCGCCACCGTGGCTGCGGCGCTGCGCCAGGCCGGCGCCAGCCCGGAGCGGGGCTCGCATTCCTGGTACCCGGTGTGCCGGGGGTCGCTCGACGAGGTGGTGGGCATCATCAGCGTGGCGCAGTTGCTGGCGCTGGGTGCCGAGGCTGAAGGTTCTATTGAGGCGCATGCCCAGCCCGCGTCCTTTCTGCCTGAAACGCTGTCGGGAATGGAGCTGCTGGAGCAGTTTCGTGCGCAGTCGGGGCGGCTGGTATTTGTGGTGGATGAATATGGCGTGGTCCAGGGCCTGATGACACCGCGCGATCTGCTGGAGGCCATTACTGGCGAGTTGCAGCCCGGCGGCCAGGCCCAGGCCTGGGCGGTGCAGCGTGCGGACGGTTCGTGGCTGCTTGATGGGCTGATGCCCGTCGGCGAATTGAAGGATCGCCTCGATATTCGTGATTTGCCTGGCGAGGACCGCAATCTCTACAACACGCTGGCGGGTTTGTTGATGTCGGAGTCCGGCCGTCTTCCGGCGGTGGGAGAGCAGGTGGAGTGCGCTGGCTGGATATTCGAGGTCGTCGACCTGGACGGAAAAAGAATCGACAAGGTATTGGCCATGCTGCCGGTGGAGAATCAAGTGGTGGGATAA
- a CDS encoding rhodanese-like domain-containing protein translates to MTDTLTAERPAATRAPFPTLPYATVRARLLAREETALLDVREEDPYAQAHPLWAANLPLSRIELEAWRRIPRRDTLIVLFGEHAGEDLAPRAAQTLAALGYTRVHLLEGGLDGWRAAGGELFRDVNVPSKSFGELVEHERHTPSLSAQEVKALVDAKANVVVLDARRVDEYQTMSIPSATSVPGAELVLRVRELAPDPATQVIVNCAGRTRSIIGTQSLVNAGIPNPVAALRNGTIGWKLAGQVLDHGADRLAPAVVAEPNRHQAQADARRVAERAGVRWTTLNALASLQDPARTLYQFDVRTPEEYAAGHLPGFASTPGGQLVQETDHHVPVRGARIVLADDDQVRAPMTASWLAQMGWDVQVLAPVDAAAFSERGSPAAAYPPSAPVAEISPAELAANRHTVAVIDVTTGVNYVKRHIPGAWWAIRAQLAQALEQIPTAQRYVLTCGSSLLARYAAADLRAALDARGAHTATVQVLAGGNAAWAAAGLPTEAGETRLATPRTDRYRRPYEGTDAPREAMQGYLDWEFGLVEQLGRDGTHHFSVI, encoded by the coding sequence ATGACCGATACGCTTACCGCCGAAAGGCCCGCAGCCACCCGCGCGCCCTTCCCCACCCTGCCCTACGCCACGGTGCGTGCGCGTCTGCTGGCACGCGAAGAAACCGCGCTGCTCGACGTGCGCGAAGAAGACCCGTACGCGCAGGCCCACCCGCTGTGGGCGGCCAACCTGCCGCTGTCGCGCATCGAGTTGGAAGCCTGGCGGCGCATACCGCGGCGCGACACCTTGATCGTGCTCTTTGGCGAGCATGCGGGCGAAGACCTGGCGCCGCGCGCAGCACAAACGCTGGCCGCGCTGGGCTATACCCGCGTGCACCTGCTCGAAGGCGGGCTGGACGGCTGGCGCGCTGCGGGCGGCGAGCTGTTTCGCGACGTCAACGTGCCCAGCAAATCCTTTGGCGAACTGGTCGAGCACGAGCGGCACACGCCTTCGCTCTCGGCGCAAGAGGTAAAGGCGCTGGTGGACGCCAAGGCGAATGTGGTGGTGCTGGATGCACGCCGCGTGGACGAGTACCAGACCATGAGCATCCCGAGCGCCACCAGCGTGCCCGGCGCCGAGCTGGTGCTTCGCGTGCGTGAACTCGCGCCTGACCCGGCCACGCAGGTGATCGTCAACTGCGCCGGCCGCACGCGCAGCATCATCGGCACGCAGTCGCTGGTGAACGCCGGCATCCCCAACCCGGTGGCCGCGCTGCGCAACGGCACCATCGGCTGGAAGCTCGCAGGCCAGGTACTGGACCATGGCGCCGACCGCCTGGCGCCAGCAGTGGTCGCAGAACCCAATCGCCACCAGGCGCAGGCCGACGCACGCCGTGTGGCCGAGCGCGCCGGTGTGCGCTGGACCACGCTCAATGCTCTGGCCTCACTCCAAGACCCGGCCCGCACGCTGTATCAATTCGACGTGCGCACGCCCGAGGAATATGCGGCCGGCCACCTGCCCGGCTTTGCCAGCACGCCCGGCGGGCAGTTGGTACAAGAAACCGACCACCACGTGCCGGTGCGCGGCGCCCGCATCGTGCTGGCCGATGACGATCAGGTACGTGCGCCGATGACGGCCTCGTGGCTGGCGCAAATGGGTTGGGACGTGCAGGTGCTGGCACCGGTCGATGCGGCAGCCTTCAGCGAGCGCGGATCACCCGCTGCGGCTTACCCACCATCAGCACCGGTTGCGGAAATTTCACCCGCCGAGTTGGCCGCCAACCGGCACACCGTGGCCGTGATCGATGTCACGACCGGGGTGAATTACGTCAAGCGCCACATCCCGGGCGCGTGGTGGGCGATCCGCGCCCAACTTGCGCAAGCACTTGAGCAAATTCCAACGGCGCAGCGCTATGTGCTGACCTGCGGCAGCAGTCTGCTGGCGCGCTATGCGGCGGCCGACCTGCGTGCCGCGCTGGATGCGCGTGGCGCACACACTGCCACGGTGCAGGTGCTGGCCGGCGGCAATGCGGCCTGGGCCGCAGCGGGCCTGCCGACCGAGGCCGGCGAGACCCGGCTGGCCACGCCGCGCACCGACCGCTACCGGCGCCCGTATGAGGGCACGGACGCACCGCGCGAGGCGATGCAGGGCTATCTGGATTGGGAGTTTGGGCTGGTGGAGCAGTTGGGCCGGGACGGCACGCACCACTTCAGCGTGATCTGA
- a CDS encoding H-NS histone family protein produces the protein MTSYKELLKQREALEAQISDARQRETADAVAQARRIVEEYGLTAQDVFPPARGRTSAARGSKVAAKYRDPATGATWTGRGKAPKWIQGEDRAKYAI, from the coding sequence ATGACGTCATACAAGGAACTGCTCAAGCAGCGCGAGGCGCTCGAAGCCCAGATCAGCGATGCGCGCCAGCGTGAAACCGCAGATGCGGTTGCACAGGCGCGTCGCATTGTTGAGGAGTATGGGCTTACCGCACAGGATGTGTTCCCGCCAGCCCGCGGCCGCACCTCTGCCGCACGTGGCAGCAAGGTTGCCGCCAAATACCGCGACCCGGCAACCGGCGCGACCTGGACTGGCCGCGGCAAGGCCCCGAAATGGATTCAAGGTGAAGACCGCGCCAAGTACGCCATCTGA
- a CDS encoding ABC transporter substrate-binding protein — MSSENFHPSRRRWLQGAALTATVVGVPALHAQSRPVLKAGDQKGGLRALLEAAGALESLSYDIQWSEFPAAAPLAEALNAQAVDLGPIGDAPLVFALAAGTRVKAIGANRSDAYGTAVLVRPDSPLKTGADLRGRSVATNRGSIGHYVALKAALHAGLKPEDLRFRFLAPGDAKLALTQGSVDAWATWEPYTAMAETAGHARVLVSGRGLLPGLSYLAATDAAIAAKRPQLQDFLLRVVRAQQWSNRNVDTFSATLARIIGITPEAAKLQFERRRQTWIGIDTNVIADQQRTADFYREVGLIPQPLQVQATFDTGFRIDPA; from the coding sequence ATGAGTTCTGAGAACTTTCATCCTTCGCGCCGCCGTTGGCTGCAGGGCGCCGCATTGACTGCGACGGTAGTCGGCGTGCCAGCCTTGCATGCGCAAAGCCGGCCCGTGCTCAAGGCCGGCGACCAGAAGGGCGGGCTGCGCGCTTTGCTGGAGGCCGCAGGCGCGCTGGAATCGCTGAGCTATGACATCCAGTGGTCCGAGTTCCCGGCGGCAGCCCCGCTGGCCGAGGCCCTCAACGCCCAGGCGGTGGATTTGGGGCCGATTGGCGATGCGCCGCTGGTGTTTGCACTGGCCGCAGGCACCCGCGTCAAGGCCATTGGCGCCAACCGCTCGGATGCCTACGGCACGGCGGTCCTGGTGCGGCCGGATTCGCCGCTGAAGACGGGGGCCGATTTGCGTGGGCGCAGCGTCGCCACCAACCGCGGCTCCATCGGCCACTACGTGGCCCTGAAAGCCGCGTTGCACGCGGGCTTGAAGCCTGAGGACCTGCGCTTTCGCTTTCTTGCGCCGGGTGATGCCAAGCTCGCGCTCACGCAGGGCTCGGTCGATGCCTGGGCCACCTGGGAGCCCTACACGGCAATGGCCGAGACGGCCGGCCATGCGCGGGTGCTGGTCAGCGGCCGTGGGCTGCTGCCGGGCCTGAGCTACCTGGCCGCGACCGACGCCGCCATTGCCGCCAAGCGCCCGCAGCTGCAAGACTTTTTGCTGCGCGTGGTACGGGCGCAGCAATGGTCCAACCGCAACGTGGACACCTTCTCGGCCACGCTGGCGCGCATCATCGGCATCACGCCCGAGGCGGCCAAGCTGCAGTTCGAGCGGCGCCGGCAGACCTGGATCGGCATCGACACCAATGTCATCGCAGATCAGCAGCGCACCGCGGATTTTTACCGCGAGGTGGGCCTGATCCCGCAGCCGCTGCAGGTGCAGGCCACGTTTGATACGGGGTTTCGTATAGACCCAGCGTGA
- a CDS encoding acyl-CoA dehydrogenase family protein, producing MSARPLPLPLRRPAPDAALLARLSAQFAATAAEYDRSGAFPRANFETLQAHGLVGLVAPQALGGGGASLGTARSVIAAVARGEPATALILTMTYLQHHGLARAGSRWPAPLRERVLRDAVDTGALINSLRVEPQLGSPARGGLPATVARRTADGWILSGHKLYTTGIEGLAWLSVWGRTDEAAPRTGVFLVPSDAPGVRIIPSWDHLGLRASGSHEVVFEDVQIPLEHAVDLRAPADWAADAGSQTDIDAHATQQAWMVVLLGSLYDAVARAARDWLVDFLARRAPGSLGAPLASLPRVQENTGEIEALLRTNRILLDHATAAVDQGQVPSATDSGLLKYTVTGNAIRVVELALQLSGNHGLTRHNPLERHYRDVLCSRIHTPQNDAILVAAGRRALQENNA from the coding sequence ATGAGTGCCCGTCCCCTGCCCTTACCCCTGCGCCGCCCGGCGCCCGATGCCGCGCTGCTGGCACGCCTGTCCGCGCAGTTCGCGGCCACGGCGGCTGAATATGACCGCAGCGGCGCCTTCCCCCGCGCCAACTTCGAAACCTTGCAGGCGCATGGCCTGGTCGGCCTGGTCGCCCCACAGGCGCTGGGTGGCGGTGGCGCCTCGCTGGGCACTGCGCGCAGCGTCATCGCGGCCGTGGCGCGCGGCGAGCCCGCGACTGCGCTGATCCTGACCATGACCTACCTGCAGCACCACGGACTGGCACGCGCCGGCAGCCGTTGGCCGGCACCATTGCGCGAGCGCGTGCTGCGCGATGCGGTGGACACCGGTGCCCTGATCAACTCGCTGCGCGTGGAGCCGCAACTGGGCTCACCCGCGCGCGGCGGCCTGCCCGCGACGGTTGCGCGGCGCACGGCCGATGGCTGGATTCTCAGCGGCCACAAGCTCTACACCACCGGGATCGAGGGCCTGGCGTGGCTGTCGGTCTGGGGCCGCACGGACGAGGCCGCGCCGCGCACCGGGGTCTTCCTGGTGCCAAGCGATGCGCCGGGCGTGCGCATCATCCCCAGTTGGGACCACCTGGGCCTGCGTGCCTCGGGCAGCCACGAGGTGGTGTTTGAGGATGTGCAGATACCGCTGGAGCACGCCGTAGACCTGCGCGCGCCCGCCGACTGGGCCGCCGACGCCGGCAGCCAGACCGACATCGACGCCCACGCCACGCAGCAGGCCTGGATGGTGGTGCTGCTGGGCAGCCTCTATGACGCGGTGGCGCGTGCTGCGCGCGACTGGCTGGTAGATTTTTTGGCCCGGCGCGCGCCCGGCAGCCTGGGCGCGCCGCTGGCCAGCCTGCCAAGGGTGCAAGAAAACACCGGCGAGATCGAAGCACTGCTGCGCACCAACCGCATCCTGCTCGACCATGCCACAGCCGCCGTGGACCAAGGCCAGGTGCCGAGCGCCACCGACAGTGGCCTGCTCAAGTACACCGTCACCGGCAATGCCATCCGCGTGGTGGAGCTGGCATTGCAGCTAAGCGGCAACCACGGCCTGACGCGCCACAATCCGCTGGAGCGCCACTACCGCGACGTGCTGTGCAGCCGCATCCATACCCCGCAGAACGATGCGATCCTGGTGGCGGCCGGCCGGCGCGCCCTCCAGGAGAACAACGCATGA
- a CDS encoding cysteine dioxygenase → MTTATATPPASITPLREFVVSFGQLLDGAPDEARILREGAALLRRLVARDDWLPAAFAEPDPTRYQQFLLHADSTERFSVVSFVWGPGQATPVHDHTVWGLIGMLRGAEVGQGYVLQDERLLPHGAPVQLAPGDVEAVSPTVGDVHRVHNAHDDQVSISIHVYGANIGAVRRHTYPAEGGRKPFVSGYTNTLLPNLWDRSAELRNAP, encoded by the coding sequence ATGACGACCGCCACCGCAACACCGCCCGCATCCATCACACCGCTGCGCGAATTCGTCGTCTCCTTTGGCCAGTTGCTGGACGGCGCACCCGACGAGGCCCGCATCCTGCGCGAAGGCGCGGCGCTGCTGCGCCGGCTGGTTGCGCGCGATGACTGGCTACCCGCCGCCTTTGCCGAGCCGGACCCAACGCGCTACCAGCAGTTTTTGCTGCATGCCGACTCGACCGAGCGCTTCTCGGTGGTGAGCTTTGTCTGGGGCCCAGGCCAGGCCACGCCGGTACACGACCACACCGTGTGGGGGCTGATCGGCATGCTGCGCGGCGCCGAGGTCGGCCAGGGCTATGTGCTGCAGGATGAGCGCCTGCTGCCCCATGGCGCGCCGGTGCAGTTGGCGCCCGGCGATGTCGAGGCCGTATCCCCCACCGTGGGCGACGTGCACCGGGTGCACAACGCGCACGACGACCAGGTGTCGATCAGCATCCATGTCTACGGCGCCAACATCGGCGCCGTGCGCCGCCACACCTATCCGGCCGAAGGCGGGCGCAAGCCCTTTGTCTCTGGCTATACCAACACCCTGCTGCCCAATCTCTGGGACCGCTCCGCCGAACTCCGCAACGCACCATGA